The nucleotide sequence GCTGTCGCTGACCGATTTTGCCATGCCGGCCATTCTGGGCGGCGGGTCGCAGGATTTCATCGCCAATGCGATCTATGACCAGTTCTTCCGTACGTCGGACCAAGGCATGGGGGCGGCGCTGACGCTGATCCTTGTCGGGGTGGGTTCGCTTCTGGTGGGAATTGTCTTCACACTCTTTGGGGCCGGGACGCTGGCCATGGGGAGGGAGAAGAAATGATCCAGCCACTGAGCAAGTCCATCGTTATCTGGACCATGGTGATCGCGGTTCTGGTGGTGCTGTCGGCACCGACCATTGTGGTGCTGGGCGCCTCGTTCACCTCGGGCAATATCATCAAATTCCCGCCCGATGGGTTCTCGTTGCAATGGTACGCCAAGATCGCCATGGCGGCCGATCTGCGCAATGCGTTCCTCCGCTCGCTAGCGGTGGCGTCCATCTGCACGCTGATCGCCATTCCGGTGGGCACGCTGGCCGGGATCGCGCTCTCCAAATATGCGATGAAGTTCGAAAAGACGCTGCAGATCTATCTGCTGCTGCCCTTTACCGTGCCGCTGATCGGCTCGGGGATCGGGCTCATGCTGCTGTTTGGGCAGTGGGGGATGCTGGGGCAGATCTGGCCGATCGGCATCGCCTGCTGCGTGATCAATCTGCCCTTCATGATCTGGGCGGTGACGGCGAGCGCCTCGAGCCTTGATCCTGATCTGGAGCTCGCCGCCGCCAATTGCGGGGCGCCGCCGGTCGCGACCTTCTTCCATGTGACGCTGCCGGCCGTGTTGCCGGGGGTGATCAGCGGGTCGCTGCTGATGTTCATCCTCGCGCTCAACGAGTTCCTCGTGAGCCTGCTGCTCACCGATGCGCGCACGGTGACGCTGCCGGTGCAGATCTACAATTCCATCCGCTCGATCATCACGCCGGATCTGGCTGCCATTTCGGTGGTGTTCATTGTCTGCGCGGCGCTGGTGATTGCCCTCCTCGACAAGCTGGTGGGCCTCGATATTTTCCTCAAGTCCAAGTGACGCCACGGCGTTGCCAATGCGAGTGATGTTTCATGTCTGACGTGTCCTTTTACGATTATGCCGCGCTCTCTGCCGAGGAGAAGGCCGCGCTGCTCCGTCGCTCGGAAGCCGATCTTTCGGGCGTGATCGAGAAGGTCAAACCCATCATCGAGGCGGTGCGCACCGAGGGCGATGTGGCGCTGGCGCGGTTTGCGCGGGATTTCGACCGGGCCGAGAATGTGACGCCGCACAATCTCAAGGTGACCGAGGCCGAGTTCGAAGCGGCCTTCAAGCTGGTGGACCAGAAGGTTATCGACGCCATTCAGTTCGGCATCGACAATATCCGCAGCTTCCACGAGGAGCAGAAGCCCGAGACGATGTGGATGAAGGAAATCCGACCCGGCGCCTTTGCCGGGGACCGGTTTACCCCCATCCAGTCGGTGGCGCTCTATGTGCCACGCGGCAAGGGCTCGTTCCCGTCCGTGACCATGATGACCGCTGTGCCCGCCGTGGTGGCGGGCGTGCCGAACCTGGCTATCGTGACCCCGCCTGCGCCGGATGGCTCGGTGGATGCGGCAACGCTGGTGGCGGCGCGGCTGGCGGGTGTGAGCACGGTCTATAAGGTGGGTGGCGCGCAGGCGGTGGCCGCGATTGCCTATGGCACCGAAACCATTCTGCCGGCGCTGAAGATCGTTGGCCCGGGCAGCCCCTGGGTGGTGGCGGCAAAGCGCCTGCTGTCAGGCGTGATCGACACCGGTCTGCCGGCTGGCCCGTCCGAGGCGCTGATCTTTGCCGATGACACGGTCCATGGCGGGCTGGCAGCGCTCGATCTGCTGATCGAAGCCGAGCACGGGCCGGATTCCTCGGCTTATCTGGTGACGCATTCCCGCCGCGTGGCTGAAGAGGCGCTGGCCGAACTGCCGGGGCTGTGGGCGCAGATGACGCCGCAGCGGGTGGAATTTTCGCGCACCGTGCTGACCGGCAAGACGGGCGGCGTGATCCTGACTTCCTCGATTGAGGAGAGCTATGAATTCGTCAATTCCTATGCGCCCGAGCACCTCGAAATCCTCTCCAAGGAGCCGTTCGACCATCTGGGGCGGATCAGCGAGGCGTCGGAAATCCTGCTGGGCCAGCATACGCCGTGCTCGATCGGCAATTTCGGTCTTGGACCCAATGCCGTGCTGCCGACCAGCCGCTGGGCGCGCACCTATGGGCCGCTGTCGGTGACTGATTTCGTCAAGCGCAGCTCGATCGGTTATGTGACGGCCGCGGGCTTCCCGCTTCTGGCCGGACACGCCCATGAGCTGGCGCTTTATGAGGGCTTTTCGTCCCATGCGCTGGCGGTGTCGGATCTGCGCCAGAAATATGTGAAGTAGGCGATGAAAGCGGTTCGCCTACACGCCGTTCGCGATTTGCGGTTCGAGATCATCGATGCGCCCGGGGCGCCGGAGCCCGGATGGGTGCGGGTGGATGTCGAGGCCGCGGGGATCTGCGGCTCGGACCTCCATAATTTTGCTACCGGGCAGTGGATTTCGCGGGCGCCGAGCGTGGCCGGGCATGAATTTGCCGGGCGGATCGCGGCAGTGGGCGCGGGCGTCAGCGGGTTTTCCGTGGGCGATGCTGTGGCCGTGGACTCGCGCTTCTGGTGTGGCGAATGCCGGATGTGCCGGGCGGGCGAACACAATGCCTGCGAAAAACTGGGCTTTGTCGGCGAGGTCTGCGATGGCGGCTTTGCCGAGCAGGTCTTGCTGCCGGCACGGCTGGTAATGCGGCGGCCGGACGATCTCGACGGCAAGGTCGCGGCCATGGCCGAACCGCTGGCGGTGGCGCTGCACGCAATCGCCAAGCTGGCGCCAGCTGCGGGTGCGCCAGTGCTGGTGGTCGGCTGCGGGACGATTGGCGGGCTTTGCGCGCTGGCGCTGTCACGGGGGCATGATGGGCCGATCCTGCTGGCAGATAGAAACGCCGAGCGCGTGGCGGCCGTCGCGGCGGCGACGAGTGGCAAGGCTGTGGCGCTGGACGCGGCTGACATCGAGGTGGCACTGGATGGCGGGCTGCTGCGCGATGTGATCGACGCAACGGGCAGTATTGCCGCGCTCGAAGCTACAATCCCGCTGATGGGGCCGGGGTCGCGCCTGGCGCTCGTCGGGATCAGCCATGGGAAATTGGCTCTGGACCCCAATGTGCTGGTGGAGCGCGAGATTTCGCTGATCGGGTGCCACGCGTTTCGCGATGAACTGGGCGAGGCGGTGGCGATGGCGGCGGAATTGCGCGATGTGCTGCCGCAGTTTTTCAACGAAGTGATTGGGCTCGAGGAGGTTCCGGCGGCGTTCGAGCGGCTGCTGGCGGGAGAGGCCAAGGGGCTCAAGACCATCATCGCCATCGGCAAGGGCGTGGGCGCGTGACGACGATGAGCCGGACAGCAGAAATTCGCGCGGTTTCGCAGCATGACAGCGCAAAAGCGGAAGCCATGCTGGCCGATCTGCTCGCCGATCTTTTTGGCATTGCGTCCAAAAATGTGAAGATCAACTACGACCAGTATAGCCTCAATTCGCTCAACGGTTTTTTCGAGACCGAGGACGGCGAATTCTTCTTCAAATTCCATCAGGAGGAAGGCGAAGAGGCGATGAGCGGGGAATATTACCGGGCCGATATTCTGGCACGGGCGGGGCTGCCGGTGGATCAGGCGGTGCATATGTCGGTGCTGCCGGGTGAGCAGATCCTCGTCTATCGGCGGCGGCGCGATCCGCGCTTTTCCGACGTGCTGCGGGCGCTGGACCTTGCCGATGACGCTGCGGCGCGCGAGCGGGCCGTGGCGGCGGAGGCGGCGCTGTCGGCCAAGGTGGTGACTGTTTACGAGCAGTCGCTCCATCCGATCACCCCGGAAGAGGCGGCGGCCGAGCCGATCAACCGGCTGTTTTTCGAGCGGCTGATCGATCCGCCGACGGGGGAATTTCCGGGCGGGCGGCTGAAGAGCTTTTATGTCGGCCAGGATTTCACGTTTCCCGGGGTGACGCTGGGCTGGGAAGAGTTTTCCCGGGCGCGGTTTGTCGTTAATGGCGTGGCTTACCAGCGCAGTGTCGGAGACTTGTTCGCGGCGGCGCATCAGCGGCTTAATCCGCTACGTCTGGCCGATGCGGGCGGCGTGGTGGCGCATGGCGACGCGCATAATGCCAATGTCTGGTACACCGAAGCCGATGGCGCGGCGGAACTGAGCTTTTTCGACCCGGCCTTTGCGGGCGAGAATGTGCCGACGCTGCTGGCCGAGGTGAAGACGACGTTCCACAATATCCTCGCCCATCCGCTCTGGCTCTATGACCCCGACGCCGTGGCCGAGCGTTATTCGGCCGAGGCGCGCTATGCTGATGGTGTGCTGAGCGTTGAAACCAACTGGGCGCTGACGCCGGTGCGGCGGGATCTCCTGCGCCTCAAGGCGGAGGCAAGCTGGAAGCCGCTGCTGACCCTCCTCAAGGCGCGCGGGATGCTGCCAGCGGACTGGCGCGAAGTGATCCGGCTGGGGCTCTTCCTCTGTCCAACGCTGGTGATGAATTTGCGGGCCGGGGCCGCGCGGCATAATCCGATGTCGTCGTTGATCGGGCTGGCAAATGCCGTGCGGGTTGGCAGCGAGCCCGATGGCACAGATTTCATGTCGGAATTCTTCGATGCAATGACGCCTGACTGATCCGGCGGAAGCAAAAATCCATGGCCTGTCTCTATTTGCGTTCGGGAGCGAGTTGGTGGCGCGGTTCTGCTTTGCTCTTGATTTCGGAACGCGTTGATGCCATTGTATGGGCTACGTTTTCAGCCTAAGTCGGCTGCTGCTTCCGATCATTTTCGGTTCTGGCTCGCTTTGAATTGCAAACGTCTTCGGCTTCCCTGGCATGTCGCCCCGGAAGAACCGCTCGTTTGCCTGCGCTTCGAGCTAGAATAAGGAATAATCCCATGGCAGCCTACAACGGTACCGTGAAGTTCTTCAACACCACCAAGGGCTTCGGCTTCATCTCCCCCGACAACGGCGAGAAGGATGCATTCGTGCACATCTCCGCTGTGCAGCGTTCGGGCATCGATGGCCTGTACGAAGGTGACAAGGTTTCCTACGACCTAGAAAGCGGCCGTGACGGCAAGGTTTCCGCTGTCAACCTGACCCTGCTGAAGTAATTCACGGATAGAATTTTGATGCCTTCGGGCGTCGGAGCCGTCGCAGCAATGCGGCGGCTTTTTTTGTTTTTGGGAGTGGGAAGCGGGCGCAGGCGGTGCCGTTGGTTGTCCAGCGCGCGAGGGTGGTCTTTGGACTTGTCTTGGAAATAGATTTTCGGGCGGCGAGATGGATTGCCCGGAAAAGCCGGGCAATGACGGTGGAGGGGTCGGAGCGAGGTCTTTCGCGGAAGGCTCACCTGACCCTTGCTGGTCTACCCCTCTCGACCTGCACCAGGCCTCCCCCTGGGAGGGGGAGGGGTTAGGCTGGTGGGTGGGAGAACCTCGGTGCCTCAAGCGTAGGCTGGTGGGGCACGAGGCGATGGGGGTGGGATGGGATGTGTCGCTTTTGTGAGCGCTTTAAGCGGTCGATGTGTGATGCCAAATTCTTGCAATTGCTGGCGTGATGGATAGGGGTGGGGGATGGTTCGATTTCTGCACAGTTCTGATCTTCACCTGGGAAAACGCTTCGGGAATTATTCCGAGGATTTGCGCGGGCGGCTGCGGGAAGCGCGGCACGGAGTGCTGGGGCGGCTCGCCGAGGCGGCGCGGCGGGAGGGTGCGACAGCGATCCTTCTCGCGGGCGACAGTTTTGATACCGAAACCCCCGCAGAAGCCGTGTTGCGCCAGGCACTGGCCGAAATGGGTCGGCATGGCGATCTCAGCTGGATTGTCCTGCCGGGCAACCACGACAGCCTGCAGGCCGACCAGCTGTGGGACGGCGTGCGCGGCGCTGCGCCGGCCAATGTGACACTGGCGCTGGCCAATGCGCCGATTGCGCTGGGCGCAGAAGCGGTGGTGCTGCCTTCGCCCTGCACGACGCGGCGGCCGGGGCGCGACCTCACCGATTGGATGGATGGGGCGGCCTCGAGCGAGGGCGTGGTGCGCATCGGGCTGGCACATGGACCGATCCAGACATTTTCCGAAGATGGCGTGGCCGGCGACGTGATCGCGCCCGATCGGGCGAAGCGGGCTGGGCTCGATTATCTGGCGCTGGGGGACTGGCATGGGCAGATCGCGGTCAATGAGCGGACCTATTATAGCGGATCGCCCGAGCCGGATCGGTTCAAACACGAGCGGCCGGGGCAGGCGCTGCTGGTGAGCCTCGCCGCTCCCGGGGCGGTGCCGGAGGTGCGGGGACTGGATGTCGGGCAGTTCTCCTGGCGCACGCTGACGCTTGATCTTCTGGCGGGAGAAGACGGGGTGGCGTTGCTGCAGGGGCTGTTGCCGGGAGAGGCGCGGCGCGAGGCGCTTTTGCGGATCGTGCTGCGGGGACGCACGGGGCTCGCGGCGCGCAGCCAGTTCATCGCGGCGATCAAGGCCGTGGCGCCGGAGTTCGCGCATCTTGAAACAGACGATGGGGAACTCGTGACCCAGAGCGAAGTGGGCGACCTTGATCGGATCGATCATGCGGGGGCCCTCAGGGTTGCGGCCGATGGCCTGCTTGAAGAGAGCAGTGACGCGTCGCGGTCCGAAGAGGAGCGGGATATCGCGGCGGCGGCGCTGGTGCGGCTGTTTTCCTATTGCGAAGAGGTCGGGCCATGAAGCTCACGGCACTGCGGCTGCACAATGTGCGCCGCTTCGGCGGGCGGGGTGTGGCCATTGAAGGCATTGGGGCTGGGGTCAATGTGCTCTCGGCGGCCAATGAACACGGCAAGTCGACGGCATTCGAGGCGCTGCACGCGCTGTTTTTCCAGCCGCACAGCGGGACCGGCAAGGCGGTGCAATCGCTGCGGCCCTATAGCGGCGGCAATCCGCTGGTTGAAGCCGATATCGTCAGTGGGGAGGGCCGGTTTCGGCTGACCAAGCAGTTTTATGGCGGCAAACGCGCCAGTGTGACCGATCTCGGTACCGGGCGGTTGATCGCTCAGGCCGATGAGGCGGAAGCCTTTATTGCGGAGCTGACGCGGGGAGGGGCCGGGGGACCGGCGGGCCTCTTGTGGGTGCGGCAGGGGCTGACCGGCATCGAGCAGCGCAGCAAGGGCGAGGAAGAGGGCGAGCGGCGGGTGCGCGAGACGCTGCTCACCTCGGTGCAGGGCGAGGTGGAAGCGCTGACCGGCGGGCGGCGCATGGCCAAGATATTGGCGGCCTGCGAGGCGGAGCTGGCGCCGTTGGTGACGGCGACGGGGCGGCCGAAGGCGGGCGGGCGGTTTGCCATTGCCCTTGAAGAGCTTGAGCGTCTGTCGGCGGAAGAGGCGCGGCTGGCGGTGGAAATGACGGCCTTGCGCGATGCGCTCGAGCGCCGCCGGGCCACGCGGCAGCGGTTGGCCGAAGTGGACAATGCCGAAGAAAAGGCGCGGCGTCGCAGCGATACACTGGCCGCCGAGGCGGCTTATGAGGCGGCGCGGCGGCATGGCGCGGCGCTGAAGACGGCCGAGGCGGAAGCGGATCTGGCGCGGCACCGATACGAGGAGGCCCAAAAGGCGCTGGCCGAGTTTGAGGCGGCGCTGAAGCGTGCGGCAGAGCTGGCGGGACGGCGAGAGCAGGCGCTGGAGCGGCGGGATGCAGCATTGGCGCGGCGCGACGCTGCGCGCGCCGACAATGAGGCGGCGCAGGCTGCCATGGACGCGGCCCATGCCGAAGAGCAGGAGCAGCGTGCGCTGCTGGGCCGGCTGGACGCGGCGATCAAGGCGCGCGACGCGGCCGAGCATGTTTCGCGCCTGCGCCAGCAGCTGGAAAAGGCAGAGGCGCAGCGGGCGCTGGTGGAGGCCGAAGAGGCGGCGTTCGCGGCGCTCGATATTGCCGCGCCGAAAGTGCGGCAGCTGGAGCAGGTCGACCTCGACCTGCGGCACCGGAGGGCGTCGCGCGAAGCGACATTGCCCAGCTTCAGGATCGACTATCTCGCGGGCGCCGAGGGGCGCATCCGGCAGGGCGGTGCTGGGGTCGAGGGCGACAAGGCGCACGGCTTTGCTGCAAGTACGCAACTTGAAATCGACGGTGTCGGTACGCTGACGCTGGGGGCAGGGGCCGAGCGCGACGATGGCGGGCTCGCAGCGCTTGAGGAACAGCACGCGCGCCTGCTCGCGGCACTGGGCGTGGATAGCCTGGCCGCAGCGCAGACACGGCTTGCCGCGGCGCAGGAAAAGGCCGCAGCGGTAAAGTTGGCGCGGCAGCGGTTTGCCGATCTGGCGCCCGAGGGGCTGGGGCCATTGCAGAGCGAGATTGCCCGGTTGGCGGCTGCACAGGGCGATGCGCTGGAGATCAAGGGCGATCCGCAGGCGGCACGGGAGGCGGTGGCCCTGGCGGCAGCGCGGGTGGCGGCAACGCGAAATGCAGCCCGCGAGCTGGCGCCGCGCATCGAGCAAGCCGGCAATGGCGTGGTCGAGGCCGAGACAGCGCTCGCAGCCATCGATGGCGAGTGGGCGGCGCTGGAGGGTTTCCTGGGGCCGGTCGACCTGCGCGCAGAGCGGCTTGAGGGTCTTCGCGAGCGGGAACGGGTTTCGCGCGCGGCACTGGAGCTGGCGCAGGGAGAGTTGGAAAAGCTGCGGCCGCTGGCGCAGGATGTTTCCGCCGCCGAGGCGAGTCTGAGCCGGGTGCGGTCGATCGAGACGGCTGCCAATCAGGAAATGGCGCAGCTCAATGTGGCGCTGGCCGATCTCAACGGGCAGATCTCTACCCGCTCAAGCGATGCGGTGGAAGAGAATCTGCAGGAAGTGCGCGAGCAGCTGGAGGCGGCGCGTGCCAGCGTGGCGCGGTTCCGCACCGAGGTCGCGGTGCTCGAGCGGTTGCGCAAGGAACTGGTCTCCGCCCGTTCGGCTGCGCGGGACCTTTATCTCAAGCCGGTGGTGAGCGAGCTTTTGCCCATGCTGGGCCTGCTGTTCGACGATATCGACATTGTCTTTGATGAAGACACGCTGTTGCCCCAGACGGTGCGGCGCAATGGGCTCGACGAGGATGTGGATCGGCTCAGCGGCGGGATGCGCGAACAATTGTCCATCCTGACGCGGCTGGCCTTTGCGCGGCTTCTCGCACGGGACGGGCGGGCGGCGCCGGTGATCCTTGATGATGCGCTGGTCTATTCGGATGACGACCGGATCGAGCGGATGTTCGATGCGCTGCACCGGCAGGCACGGGACCAGCAGATCCTGGTGTTTTCCTGCCGCCAGCGGGCGTTTGCGCGGCTGGGTGGCAATGTGCTGCAGATGGTGGACTGGACGCCGGGGGCTTAGGCCCGGCGTCCAGCGCATATGATGCTAGGCGGCGCGGCTGAAACGCGCCGTCGGGCGCTTGCTCGAGCCGAAGAGTTCGATCAGGCCTTCGAGTTCGTGGGCCTGGCCATTGGTCTGCTCGATGGCGGCGTTGGTTTCTTCAACGAGAGCCGCGTTGTGGTGGGTCATCTCGTCCATTTCGAGCACCGCAGCCGAGGCATCCTCGATGGATTCGGCCTGCGCGCGGCTAGAGCGGGAAATTTCCGCAAGCATTTCGCTGTTTTCGCGCACGAGATCGAGCATGGAGGCGAGACGGTCTGCGGCTTCCTGCACGAGGGCGGAGCCAGAGGTGACTTCGCGGGCGCTCTTGTCGATGAGGCCCTTGATGTCTTCAGCGGCCGAGGCGGAGGACTGGGCGAGGCGCCGGACTTCGACGGCCACCACGGCAAAACCCTTGCCCGCGTCGCCGGCCCGGGCGGCTTCGACCGACGCATTGAGCGCCAGCAGATTGGTCTGGAAGGAGATGTCATCCATCATGGTGACGATCTTGGAGATCATCGCCGAGGAGGAGGAGATCTGTTCCATGGCGCGGGTGGCGTTGACCATGACCTCGCGGCCGTCTTCGGCGACGAGACGCGCCGCCTGAGCCTTTTCGCTGGCGCTCTGGGCGCGCGAAGCGGTGTCGGTGACGGTGCTGGCGAGGCTGCTCATGGTCGCGCTGGTGCGCTCGATGGTCGAGGCCTGCCGCGTGGTGCGATCGGCCAGATCGTTGATGCCAGCAAGGATTTCGCCGGTGGCGGTGCGCAGCGAGCGCGAGGTGTCGCGCAGCTGGTCGACGACCGAGGCGAGCTTGTCGCCGACGGCATTGGTGTCGTCCTTGAGCTGGAGGAACGCGCCCTGATACTGGCCCTCGACGCGGTGGTCGAGATCGGCATTGGCAAGGGCCGAGAGCACCTTGCCGGTTTCGCCGATGCCGCGATCGACGGTTTCGACGAAGAGATTGATGCTGTGGGCGAGGGCGTTGAGCTCGGGATCGGGGAAGCGCGGCGCAACGCGGCGGGAGAAATCGCCGGCCACAGCCGCATCCACGACGGCGCCAAACGACTGCTGGAGTTCAGCCATGAGCGCCGGGCGATCGGCCAGACGCTCGACAGCGGTATTGATGGTGCCGGCGCTCTTGAGGTGGGCGCCGCGCAGCCCCTCGGGGCGGATCTTGCGATAGAACCGGCCTTCGCTGGCGGCGGTCATGGCAAGGGCGGCCTCGCGGACAAAGGCGTCGTTGATGTCGATGACGCTGTTGACGGCGTGGCCCGCGACCAGGGTTTCGCCCGAAGCGCGGGTGAGGTCGATGCGGCCTTCAAAATTGCCGCCGACAATATTGGCGCTGACGCCGCGCAGCTGGCCGAGAAAGGCGCGCAGGTTCCTCAGGCCGACCAGCACAAAGGCGGCCAGCAGCAGCTGCACGCCCGAAATGGCCAGCAGCACAGGAACAGGGAACCCCAGCACGACGCCGGCGGCGGCAATGATCGAGCTCGCAGCCAAAATGAAGCCGCAGGCAAAAGTCCTAGAGGGAGAAAACAAAGCGGTCATAATCCATGCCGATGTTCTGGAGTGTGCTGTTGAGCCGTGCATAACCGGCGTGCATGCCCTGTTTGGCGTTCTTGACGCTCTGTTCTTCTGCCAGCAATTCGGCATAGAGCGTCGAAATCCGGGCGACTGCGGCTGGATCTGGCTTGCGACGATTGGAATGATAGCCGCACAGCTTGCCGGAAGGGTCATAGCTGGGCGTCACATGGGCGAGGACCCAGTAGTGATTGTTGGATTTGCTGCGGTTGACCACATAGGCGAAGATTTCCTCGCCGGACTGGATCTTCTCCCACAGGAGCTGGAAGACGCTGCGGGGCATGGCCCGGCTGCGGATCACCGAATGGGGCCTGCCAATTGTTTCCGCCAGGGTGAGCTCGGCCATCCTCAGAAACGTATCATTGGCGTAGGTGATGTGACCTTTGAGATCGGTCTTGCTGACAATGAGGTCGTCCGCCCCCATAACGCGTTCCTTGCCCTCCACCGGTAACACTAAACTTCTCCCACCCCGAAAAAATTTGCCTAAATGCAACGGAGGGAAGCTACGAAATGGGCTCTAAGAAGTGATTAATCATTAGGCAATTTCGGGGCAGTATGTAGCACGTCCGCGCAGGGTATTCGCGGTGTGCTGGTCGGGCCGAAGTCTTGGCGCTATGATCGGGCAGGGTGTTGCGTGAGGGGGCTATGCGCGCGTCTCTATTTCTAGTTTTCGTATTGGCGCTTTGCCTTGCGGCCTGTCGGGAACCGGAGGCGCGCGTCATCGAAGGCGGGCCGACGATGAGCGAGGCCCTTGGCGCGGTGCTCAGCAATGGGCGGATTGTGTCGCGCAATGTATCGGACGCCGATCTGAGCAATGTCCGACTTGAGGCGAGCCGTTGCGTGCACATGCCCAGGGGCGAGATCAGTTGTCAGGTGCGGCTGTATTCGCTGGGACGGGGGTGGTCTGCGCCGACGCCGGGCCGATTTGTCCCGGGCCACAGCGGCTGGAGCTTTGTGTTCTAGTCGAGACGACCCGTCAGCTGCCGGGCACGCTAAAGGCCGCGCGGGCCTTGTTCACCGCCTCGCGGGTGACGCAGCCCTCGGCGTGATCATTGACCAGCCCCATGGCCTGCATGAAGGCAAAGACAGTCGTTGGTCCGACGAATTTCCATCCCCGCTTCTTGAGGTCCTTTGAGAGGGCAATGGAGGCAGGGGAGGTGCTGGCGGTCTGTGGCGCGCTCTCGAGCGGCGCCTCGTATCGCCAGACATAGGCGGCAAGCGAGCCCTCGCTGGCGATAAGCTCCTCTGCGCGCTGGGCATTGTTGATGACTGCTTCGATCTTGCCGCGGTGGCGGACAATGCCCGCGTCGGCAAGGAGGCGATCAACATCGGCCGGGCCAAAGCGGGCGACCTTGGCGATGTCGAATCCGGCGAAACCGGCGCGAAACGCCTCGCGCTTGTTCAGAATGGTGCGCCAGCTGAGGCCGGACTGAAAGGCTTCGAGGCTGAGCTTTTCAAAGAGTTTCTGGTCGCTGGCGACGGGAAAACCCCATTCGCTGTCATGATAGGGCAAAAATTCCGGCGCGCCGCCGCACCATTGGCACCGCGGCGCGGCATCGGGCCCTAGGAAGAGGCTCATCAGGGTGTCCCTCAGGAATCGGATTGTCTGTTGCCGATGATGCGGCAAAGCAGCGGATGCGAATAGTGGGGCAGGCGGCGCAGCTCATGGGAACTGGCCGGCTGGGCGCGTCGCGCGGTGGCCCTGGAGAGGCTGGTGTGGTGGTGAGCGGGGATCGATGTCATTCTGCGCAAAACTTCGCACAGGCAATTGCCAGCCCGGACGCGTTTGGATAGGTTGCGCCCATTCAGCCGGGGTAAACGCCCCGCGCCCACGGATGCACCCGTAGCTCAGCTGGATAGAGCGCTGCCCTCCGAAGGCAGAGGTCGTGAGTTCGAATCTCGCCGGGTGCGCCATTCTCGGGCAAAAGTGGGTACCATTGCCCGCGCGAAATCATCCCCATCTGAAACAGCTTTTAGAAGCTGGCCCTTGGATCCGCAGATGCGGATAGTGTCCTTGCCGATTGTGACCTTGCTGACGAACATGTGCAGCCATGTCCGGCGGAAAGACGGATCGGCATCGCGAAGCGGTCGGCGGATATTGGAGGAAAAGCGCCGCACCAGGGCGGGAGAGAGTTCGGCTTTGGCACTCCGGCGCTGGTGCAGAACCTCGAGGTTGGCGTTACCTTCGCGAATCTGCAGTTTGGCCAGATCGACCCGCGCCTTGAATTTTGGGTCCCGCACTTCGGCCACACCGGCCTCGACGGCATCGTAGAGACGGTCGAGCCGAGACCGAGATTCGGCAATCGCCACACGCTGGCGGTCAATTTCGGCTTCCAGCTGCTGGCGCGTATCGTCAGTCCGGTCGGTCATGGCTTCAAGGATGGCGGTAAGGCGCTCAGGCGCGAACACCTCGTCTTCTATAGCCTTGATGACCAGTTCATCGACCTTGTCCATGCGGATGGAATGGCCGCAACCAGTGCCTTCGGTGGCGCTCTTGGCGCAGGTGAGGTATTTGTATTGCCCGCCCTTGCCTGTGCGCAGCATCATGCCGCGCCCGCATTTCTCGCAGACGGCAATGCCGGTCAGGAGCGTCGGACCGGTGACGACGCGCGGGGCGGTCTTTCTGGGATTGCGCGCCTGAAGGGTGCGCTGGACGGCGTCGAAGGTTTCCTGATCGACAATGAGGGGCACGTCCATCTTGATCCACTCGGATGGCGGGCGTTCCTTCCGAGTCCGGCTGTCGATGCGATTGTAGTAGTGAATGCCGATATAGGCTTCATTCTTGAGGATACGCTCGACAGAGGCGGTGTAGAAGGCCTTGCCGCGGTAGCGATAGCCCTTGGTGTTGAGATGGGTGGT is from Devosia sp. SD17-2 and encodes:
- a CDS encoding cold-shock protein, translated to MAAYNGTVKFFNTTKGFGFISPDNGEKDAFVHISAVQRSGIDGLYEGDKVSYDLESGRDGKVSAVNLTLLK
- a CDS encoding alcohol dehydrogenase catalytic domain-containing protein; the protein is MKAVRLHAVRDLRFEIIDAPGAPEPGWVRVDVEAAGICGSDLHNFATGQWISRAPSVAGHEFAGRIAAVGAGVSGFSVGDAVAVDSRFWCGECRMCRAGEHNACEKLGFVGEVCDGGFAEQVLLPARLVMRRPDDLDGKVAAMAEPLAVALHAIAKLAPAAGAPVLVVGCGTIGGLCALALSRGHDGPILLADRNAERVAAVAAATSGKAVALDAADIEVALDGGLLRDVIDATGSIAALEATIPLMGPGSRLALVGISHGKLALDPNVLVEREISLIGCHAFRDELGEAVAMAAELRDVLPQFFNEVIGLEEVPAAFERLLAGEAKGLKTIIAIGKGVGA
- the hisD gene encoding histidinol dehydrogenase, with translation MSDVSFYDYAALSAEEKAALLRRSEADLSGVIEKVKPIIEAVRTEGDVALARFARDFDRAENVTPHNLKVTEAEFEAAFKLVDQKVIDAIQFGIDNIRSFHEEQKPETMWMKEIRPGAFAGDRFTPIQSVALYVPRGKGSFPSVTMMTAVPAVVAGVPNLAIVTPPAPDGSVDAATLVAARLAGVSTVYKVGGAQAVAAIAYGTETILPALKIVGPGSPWVVAAKRLLSGVIDTGLPAGPSEALIFADDTVHGGLAALDLLIEAEHGPDSSAYLVTHSRRVAEEALAELPGLWAQMTPQRVEFSRTVLTGKTGGVILTSSIEESYEFVNSYAPEHLEILSKEPFDHLGRISEASEILLGQHTPCSIGNFGLGPNAVLPTSRWARTYGPLSVTDFVKRSSIGYVTAAGFPLLAGHAHELALYEGFSSHALAVSDLRQKYVK
- a CDS encoding metallophosphoesterase, yielding MVRFLHSSDLHLGKRFGNYSEDLRGRLREARHGVLGRLAEAARREGATAILLAGDSFDTETPAEAVLRQALAEMGRHGDLSWIVLPGNHDSLQADQLWDGVRGAAPANVTLALANAPIALGAEAVVLPSPCTTRRPGRDLTDWMDGAASSEGVVRIGLAHGPIQTFSEDGVAGDVIAPDRAKRAGLDYLALGDWHGQIAVNERTYYSGSPEPDRFKHERPGQALLVSLAAPGAVPEVRGLDVGQFSWRTLTLDLLAGEDGVALLQGLLPGEARREALLRIVLRGRTGLAARSQFIAAIKAVAPEFAHLETDDGELVTQSEVGDLDRIDHAGALRVAADGLLEESSDASRSEEERDIAAAALVRLFSYCEEVGP
- a CDS encoding ABC transporter permease yields the protein MIQPLSKSIVIWTMVIAVLVVLSAPTIVVLGASFTSGNIIKFPPDGFSLQWYAKIAMAADLRNAFLRSLAVASICTLIAIPVGTLAGIALSKYAMKFEKTLQIYLLLPFTVPLIGSGIGLMLLFGQWGMLGQIWPIGIACCVINLPFMIWAVTASASSLDPDLELAAANCGAPPVATFFHVTLPAVLPGVISGSLLMFILALNEFLVSLLLTDARTVTLPVQIYNSIRSIITPDLAAISVVFIVCAALVIALLDKLVGLDIFLKSK